In Streptomyces longhuiensis, the following proteins share a genomic window:
- the hutU gene encoding urocanate hydratase: MSGPRPVRAPRGTELNTLGWQQEGALRMLMNNLDAEVAEYPDKLVVYGGTGKAARSWEAYDAIVRTLKTLKSDETLLVQSGKPVGVMRTSEWAPRVLLANSNLVGDWANWEEFRKLEAEGLTMYGQMTAGSWIYIGSQGIVQGTYETFGAVARKKFDGTLAGTITLTAGVGGMGGAQPLAVTMNEGVAICVDVDETRIDRRIGTRYLDVKADNLDHALELAVQARDERRGLSIGVVGNAAEVFPELLRREAPIDIVTDQTSAHDPLAYLPVGISVEDWDKEREADPAGFTDKARHSMRLHVEAMLGFLDKGAEVFDYGNSIRDEARKAGCERAFDFPGFVPAHIRPLFEEGLGPFRWAALSGDPEDIAKTDKAIKELFPENKHLHRWIDMAGERIAFEGLPARICWLGYGERHLAGLKFNEMVASGELSAPVAIGRDHLDSGSVASPYRETEAMKDGSDAIADWPLLNALVNTASGASWVSIHHGGGVGMGRSIHAGQVCVADGTELAAQKIERVLTNDPGMGVIRHVDAGYEHAADVAAERGVRVPMREGDDA; this comes from the coding sequence ATGTCAGGACCCCGCCCCGTACGAGCCCCGCGCGGTACGGAACTGAACACCTTGGGATGGCAGCAGGAGGGCGCCCTCCGGATGCTCATGAACAACCTCGACGCCGAGGTCGCCGAGTATCCCGACAAGCTGGTCGTCTACGGGGGCACCGGCAAGGCGGCCCGCTCCTGGGAGGCGTACGACGCGATCGTGCGCACGCTCAAGACGCTGAAGTCGGACGAGACCCTCCTCGTGCAGTCCGGCAAGCCGGTCGGTGTCATGCGCACCAGCGAGTGGGCGCCGCGCGTGCTGCTCGCCAACTCCAACCTGGTGGGCGACTGGGCCAACTGGGAGGAGTTCCGCAAGCTCGAGGCCGAGGGCCTCACCATGTACGGCCAGATGACCGCCGGTTCGTGGATCTACATCGGCTCGCAGGGCATCGTCCAGGGCACGTACGAGACCTTCGGCGCGGTCGCCCGCAAGAAGTTCGACGGCACCCTCGCCGGGACCATCACCCTCACCGCCGGCGTCGGCGGCATGGGCGGCGCCCAGCCCCTCGCCGTGACGATGAACGAGGGCGTCGCCATCTGCGTCGACGTCGACGAGACCCGCATCGACCGCCGCATCGGCACCCGCTACCTGGACGTCAAGGCCGACAACCTGGACCACGCCCTGGAGCTCGCGGTCCAGGCCCGCGACGAGCGCCGCGGCCTGTCCATCGGCGTCGTCGGCAACGCCGCCGAGGTCTTCCCGGAGCTGCTGCGCCGCGAGGCCCCGATCGACATCGTCACCGACCAGACCTCCGCCCACGACCCGCTGGCCTACCTGCCCGTCGGCATCTCGGTCGAGGACTGGGACAAGGAGCGCGAGGCCGACCCGGCCGGCTTCACCGACAAGGCGCGCCACTCGATGCGCCTGCACGTCGAGGCCATGCTCGGCTTCCTCGACAAGGGCGCCGAGGTCTTCGACTACGGCAACTCCATCCGCGACGAGGCCCGCAAGGCCGGCTGCGAGCGCGCCTTCGACTTCCCCGGTTTCGTCCCGGCGCACATCCGCCCGCTGTTCGAGGAGGGCCTCGGCCCGTTCCGCTGGGCCGCCCTGTCCGGTGACCCGGAGGACATCGCCAAGACGGACAAGGCGATCAAGGAGCTGTTCCCGGAGAACAAGCACCTGCACCGCTGGATCGACATGGCCGGCGAGCGGATCGCCTTCGAGGGTCTCCCGGCGCGTATCTGCTGGCTCGGCTACGGCGAACGCCACCTGGCCGGCCTGAAGTTCAACGAGATGGTCGCCTCCGGCGAGCTCTCCGCCCCGGTCGCCATCGGCCGCGACCACCTCGACTCCGGCTCCGTCGCCTCCCCGTACCGCGAGACCGAGGCGATGAAGGACGGCTCCGACGCCATCGCCGACTGGCCGCTGCTCAACGCCCTGGTCAACACGGCCTCCGGCGCCTCTTGGGTCTCCATCCACCACGGCGGCGGCGTCGGCATGGGCCGCTCCATCCACGCCGGCCAGGTGTGCGTCGCCGACGGCACCGAGCTGGCCGCGCAGAAGATCGAGCGCGTCCTCACCAACGACCCCGGCATGGGCGTCATCCGCCACGTCGACGCGGGCTACGAGCACGCGGCCGACGTCGCGGCCGAGCGCGGGGTGCGGGTGCCGATGCGCGAGGGTGACGACGCGTGA
- a CDS encoding transcriptional regulator, with the protein MLRRLAEERATGALLRDRGTLYLADGQVVHAESPATPGIDVLLTTGGALHPDGWWEAVDAAGTRQRVGRYLVESGRLTDGALELCHLGALYDAAFFALAPSGAPARFRYGAAHWFGTVHPVSVASVEAETLRRRELLHGIWPDAAADTAPLEQRGGHSPTVPPRQRAVLALVDGVRTAADISHLLGRPAFHTLVDLRRLAAAGLVRAVAPRPLPPAPATPDWAGAASTDPDVALLRRLRDALEAL; encoded by the coding sequence ATGCTGCGCCGCCTCGCCGAGGAGCGGGCCACCGGCGCCCTGCTGCGCGACCGCGGCACGCTCTATCTCGCCGACGGGCAGGTCGTGCACGCCGAGAGCCCCGCGACGCCCGGCATCGACGTGCTGCTCACCACCGGCGGCGCCCTGCACCCCGACGGCTGGTGGGAGGCCGTCGACGCGGCCGGGACACGGCAGCGGGTCGGCCGGTACCTCGTGGAAAGCGGCCGGCTCACCGACGGCGCGCTCGAACTGTGCCATCTGGGCGCCCTCTACGACGCCGCGTTCTTCGCACTCGCGCCCAGCGGCGCCCCGGCCCGCTTCCGCTACGGCGCCGCCCACTGGTTCGGCACCGTCCACCCCGTCTCCGTCGCGTCCGTGGAGGCCGAGACGCTGCGCCGGCGCGAGCTGCTGCACGGCATCTGGCCCGACGCCGCCGCCGACACGGCCCCCCTCGAACAGCGTGGCGGCCACAGCCCCACGGTCCCGCCGCGCCAGCGCGCCGTGCTCGCCCTGGTCGACGGGGTACGCACCGCGGCCGACATCTCCCACCTCCTCGGCAGGCCCGCCTTCCACACCCTGGTGGATCTGCGCAGGCTCGCCGCCGCCGGCCTCGTACGGGCTGTGGCACCGCGTCCGCTGCCGCCCGCCCCGGCCACGCCCGACTGGGCGGGCGCGGCGTCGACCGACCCCGATGTCGCCCTGTTACGCCGCCTCAGAGACGCGCTGGAGGCCCTGTGA
- a CDS encoding roadblock/LC7 domain-containing protein, with protein sequence MTAEAEVLEELHRLRARVPRLTGALAAGVDGLVLAHDTPGVEAEGIAALTAAALGVALRMADATGRGDLRELLVRGTHGYVATYAAGPSAVLTLLADDQVSVGRLHLEGRRCGARIGELVADVLTPVEPPAPDRRQPRPSTRQQRLPTRPVPPQSAS encoded by the coding sequence ATGACGGCCGAGGCCGAAGTCCTCGAAGAACTGCACCGGTTGAGAGCCCGCGTGCCCCGCCTCACGGGTGCGCTCGCGGCAGGTGTCGACGGGCTCGTCCTCGCCCACGACACCCCCGGCGTGGAGGCCGAGGGCATCGCCGCGCTCACCGCCGCCGCGCTCGGCGTGGCCCTGCGCATGGCCGACGCGACGGGGCGCGGCGACCTCCGCGAACTCCTCGTGCGCGGCACCCACGGCTATGTGGCCACCTACGCGGCCGGCCCGTCCGCGGTCCTGACGCTGCTCGCGGACGACCAGGTCAGCGTCGGCCGCCTGCACCTGGAGGGCCGCCGCTGCGGGGCGCGTATCGGCGAACTCGTGGCGGACGTCCTGACACCCGTCGAACCGCCCGCGCCCGACCGGCGCCAGCCCCGGCCGTCAACCCGGCAACAGCGGCTGCCCACACGCCCCGTACCGCCCCAGTCAGCTTCCTGA
- a CDS encoding purine-cytosine permease family protein codes for MAEALVERRSIDVVPDEERHGTAFSQFTLWLGANLQITAVVTGALAVVFGGDVVWSLVGLVVGNLLGGAVMALHSAQGPRLGLPQMIQSRAQFGVRGAVVPLLLVILMYVGFFASGSVLAGQAVGELTHTGDTTGIIVFALVTGVMATVGYRVIHALGRVASIVCAIAFVYLGIRLLDRVDLSALLHDAHFDAPMFLLAISLSASWQLAFGPYVADYSRYLPRTTSAKSTFWWTLSGSAIGSQWSMTFGVLVAATAGAKFLDNQVSYVVGLGGAGIIASFLYFVIALGKLTINVLNTYGGFMSMVTSVSGFRGQKVLSQRARALYIALIMIAGTAVALVGKDSFLSSFKDFLLFLLTFFTPWSAINLVDYYLISKERYDIPALSDPHGRYGAWRWDALTVYAIGLLAQLPFLATHFYTGPLVEPLGGADISWIVGLVVPAVLYWAVARRNTAHIPERTLREPVAAE; via the coding sequence ATGGCCGAAGCACTCGTGGAGCGGCGCTCCATCGACGTAGTACCCGACGAGGAACGCCACGGCACGGCCTTCTCGCAGTTCACGCTCTGGCTCGGCGCGAACCTCCAGATCACGGCCGTCGTGACGGGCGCGCTCGCCGTCGTCTTCGGCGGCGACGTGGTCTGGTCGCTCGTCGGTCTCGTCGTCGGCAACCTGCTGGGCGGCGCCGTCATGGCGCTGCACTCGGCGCAGGGCCCCAGGCTCGGCCTGCCGCAGATGATCCAGTCCCGCGCCCAGTTCGGTGTGCGCGGCGCGGTCGTCCCGCTGCTCCTGGTGATCCTGATGTACGTCGGGTTCTTCGCCAGCGGCAGCGTGCTCGCCGGGCAGGCCGTCGGCGAGCTCACGCACACCGGGGACACCACGGGCATCATCGTGTTCGCCCTGGTCACCGGGGTGATGGCGACCGTCGGCTACCGCGTCATCCACGCGCTCGGCCGAGTCGCCAGCATCGTGTGCGCGATCGCCTTCGTCTACCTCGGCATCCGGCTCCTGGACCGGGTCGACCTGTCCGCGCTGCTGCACGACGCGCACTTCGACGCCCCGATGTTCCTGCTCGCCATCTCGCTCTCCGCGTCCTGGCAGCTCGCCTTCGGCCCGTACGTCGCGGACTACTCGCGCTATCTGCCCCGCACGACGTCGGCGAAGTCCACGTTCTGGTGGACGCTGTCGGGGTCGGCGATCGGCTCGCAGTGGTCGATGACGTTCGGCGTCCTCGTCGCGGCGACGGCGGGCGCGAAGTTCCTCGACAACCAGGTCAGTTACGTGGTCGGCCTCGGCGGCGCCGGGATCATCGCCTCGTTCCTGTACTTCGTGATCGCGCTCGGCAAGCTGACCATCAACGTGCTCAACACGTACGGCGGCTTCATGTCGATGGTGACGAGCGTCAGCGGATTCCGCGGGCAGAAGGTCCTCTCGCAGCGCGCCAGGGCCTTGTACATCGCACTGATCATGATCGCGGGCACGGCGGTCGCGCTGGTCGGCAAGGACAGCTTCCTGTCGTCCTTCAAGGACTTCCTGCTGTTCCTGCTGACGTTCTTCACGCCCTGGTCGGCGATCAACCTGGTCGACTACTACCTGATATCCAAGGAGCGGTACGACATCCCGGCCCTCTCCGACCCGCACGGGCGCTACGGGGCCTGGCGCTGGGACGCACTCACCGTGTACGCGATCGGGCTCCTCGCGCAGCTCCCGTTCCTCGCCACGCACTTCTACACGGGCCCGCTCGTCGAGCCGCTCGGCGGCGCCGACATCTCCTGGATCGTGGGGCTCGTGGTGCCGGCCGTCCTGTACTGGGCCGTGGCCCGGCGCAACACGGCCCACATCCCCGAGCGGACGCTGCGTGAGCCGGTGGCGGCCGAGTAG
- a CDS encoding ABC transporter substrate-binding protein: MNRRTVIGGLFAAASVPALAACSGGITSLDGQGSGGGGGGSSKNGVTIGTANFTENQVLGYLYAAALEAAGVKTKVRPNLGTREILIPALEGGDIDLLPEYQGALLHYLDPKSTATEEGEMQNALAVALPKGLQILPYGLAEDSDAFVVTRETARKYKLTSLADLAKHNGKLVIGAAPEVKKRQVGAVGLKDVYGVEFKEFKSLDSSGPLVKGALKKGDVDVANLFTTDTDIVDNHWVVLTDPKNLVPGQHVVPLVADRKADSTVRKALARLGNVLTTEQLTELNRQVDKDKKDPEDVANAYARQHGISKG, translated from the coding sequence ATGAACCGCAGGACTGTCATCGGCGGCCTGTTCGCCGCAGCCTCCGTCCCCGCGCTCGCCGCGTGCAGCGGCGGCATCACCTCTCTCGACGGCCAGGGCTCGGGCGGCGGGGGCGGCGGCTCCAGCAAGAACGGCGTCACCATCGGTACCGCCAACTTCACCGAGAACCAGGTGCTCGGCTACCTGTACGCGGCCGCCCTCGAAGCGGCCGGCGTGAAGACGAAGGTCCGCCCCAACCTCGGCACCCGCGAGATCCTCATCCCCGCCCTGGAGGGCGGCGACATCGATCTGCTCCCCGAGTACCAGGGCGCCCTCCTGCACTACCTCGACCCGAAGTCGACGGCCACCGAGGAGGGCGAGATGCAGAACGCCCTCGCCGTCGCCCTGCCCAAGGGCCTGCAGATCCTGCCCTACGGCCTGGCGGAGGACTCCGACGCGTTCGTCGTCACCCGCGAGACGGCCAGGAAGTACAAGCTGACCTCGCTCGCCGACCTGGCGAAGCACAACGGCAAGCTCGTCATCGGCGCCGCGCCCGAGGTGAAGAAGCGCCAGGTCGGCGCGGTCGGCCTGAAGGACGTGTACGGCGTCGAGTTCAAGGAGTTCAAGTCCCTCGACTCGTCGGGGCCGCTGGTCAAGGGCGCCCTGAAGAAGGGCGACGTCGACGTGGCGAACCTCTTCACCACCGACACGGACATCGTCGACAACCACTGGGTCGTCCTCACCGACCCCAAGAACCTCGTCCCCGGCCAGCACGTCGTCCCGCTCGTCGCCGACCGCAAGGCCGACTCGACGGTCCGCAAGGCGCTCGCGCGCCTGGGCAACGTCCTGACGACGGAGCAGCTCACCGAGCTCAACCGGCAGGTGGACAAAGACAAGAAGGATCCCGAGGACGTCGCGAACGCATACGCGCGTCAGCACGGGATCAGCAAGGGCTGA
- a CDS encoding ABC transporter permease has translation MYELFKNLGAWLVDGDQWAGPDGIGHRLAEHLQYSLLATLIAAVIALPLGLLIGHTGRGAFLAINLSSFGRALPTVGLVVLVFLASGLSMWPVYIALVALAVPSIVTNTYAGMSAVDPEVKDAARGQGMRGHQVLFQVELPLAMPLIMTGLRLALIQVVATATIAAYVSFGGLGRYVFDGLAQRDLVQVLGGAVLVAVVAVVLDLALSALQRALFRHRPAKSA, from the coding sequence ATGTACGAGCTCTTCAAGAACCTCGGCGCGTGGCTGGTCGACGGCGACCAGTGGGCGGGCCCCGACGGCATCGGGCACCGCCTCGCCGAGCACCTCCAGTACTCGCTGCTCGCCACGCTCATCGCGGCCGTCATCGCCCTGCCGCTCGGCCTGCTCATCGGCCACACCGGGCGCGGCGCGTTCCTCGCGATCAACCTGTCCAGCTTCGGCCGCGCGCTGCCGACCGTCGGCCTGGTCGTCCTCGTCTTCCTGGCGAGCGGCCTGTCCATGTGGCCGGTCTACATCGCGCTCGTGGCCCTCGCGGTCCCGTCGATCGTCACCAACACGTACGCGGGCATGAGCGCCGTCGACCCGGAGGTCAAGGACGCGGCGCGCGGCCAGGGCATGCGCGGCCACCAGGTCCTGTTCCAGGTCGAGCTGCCGCTCGCGATGCCCCTGATCATGACCGGCCTGCGGCTCGCCCTGATCCAGGTCGTCGCCACGGCGACCATCGCCGCGTACGTCTCCTTCGGCGGCCTCGGCCGCTACGTCTTCGACGGGCTCGCCCAGCGCGACCTCGTACAGGTGCTCGGCGGTGCCGTCCTCGTGGCGGTCGTCGCCGTCGTACTCGACCTCGCGCTCTCCGCACTGCAGCGCGCCCTCTTCCGCCACCGCCCCGCCAAGTCGGCCTAG
- a CDS encoding ABC transporter permease, whose product MTIDWSWISEHTSDLTTLTLSHLQAALSAVALGLVISLPLAVVAHRVKPLRGFLLGFSNVLFTIPSIAVFVLLLPVSGLTRTTTVIGLTIYTLVVLLRNTVEGLDSVPAKTKEAAKAMGTRPLRTLLTVELPLALPVIMAGVRIATVMAISLVSVATYIGDGGLGQLFTDGFQRNFPTPVIAGVVLTLLLALAADAALVAVQYVLTPWTRRRRSA is encoded by the coding sequence ATGACCATCGACTGGTCCTGGATCTCGGAGCACACCTCCGACCTCACCACGCTCACGCTCTCGCACCTCCAGGCGGCGCTCTCCGCCGTCGCGCTGGGCCTGGTCATCTCGCTGCCGCTGGCCGTCGTCGCCCATCGCGTCAAGCCGCTGCGCGGCTTCCTGCTCGGGTTCTCGAACGTCCTGTTCACGATCCCGTCGATCGCGGTGTTCGTCCTGCTGCTCCCGGTCTCCGGGCTCACCCGCACCACCACGGTCATCGGCCTGACGATCTACACGCTCGTGGTGCTCCTGCGGAACACCGTCGAGGGTCTCGACTCGGTGCCGGCGAAGACCAAGGAGGCCGCGAAGGCCATGGGGACGCGCCCGCTGCGCACCCTGCTCACCGTGGAACTGCCGCTCGCCCTGCCGGTGATCATGGCCGGGGTGCGCATCGCGACCGTCATGGCGATCTCCCTGGTCTCCGTGGCGACGTACATCGGCGACGGCGGGCTCGGCCAGCTGTTCACCGACGGGTTCCAGCGCAACTTCCCCACCCCGGTCATCGCCGGCGTCGTGCTGACCCTGCTCCTCGCGCTCGCCGCGGACGCGGCCCTCGTCGCCGTGCAGTACGTGCTGACCCCCTGGACCCGCCGCCGGAGGAGTGCCTGA
- a CDS encoding ABC transporter ATP-binding protein — MIQFDTVHKRFPNGTTAVHDLTLDMPEGGVTVFVGSSGCGKTTSLRMINRMVDPTSGTIRVGGRDVLEQDAAELRRSIGYVIQQSGLFPHRTVLDNIATVPLLLGWGRRKARARAAELLETVGLTAEAGKRYPHQLSGGQQQRVGVARALAADPPVLLMDEPFGAVDPVVRTQLQDELLRLQQELNKTIVFVTHDIDEAVRLGDRIAVFRTGGHLVQCAPPAELLARPADDFVADFLGAERGLKLLSLTTLADVGQGPAPEGTGWELVLDAARKPLLWRDEGTSAEVPVRPLRDSDSLLSALNESIAAPGGLVARVDADGVLTGVTSRDEIHDRAGLAHIAAGTRVDLPEDAGDTSDTVVRKDTDVAS; from the coding sequence ATGATCCAGTTCGATACGGTCCACAAACGCTTCCCGAACGGCACGACGGCAGTGCACGACCTGACGCTCGACATGCCTGAAGGGGGCGTGACCGTCTTCGTCGGGTCTTCCGGTTGCGGCAAGACGACCAGTCTGCGGATGATCAACCGGATGGTCGACCCGACCTCCGGCACCATCCGCGTCGGTGGTCGCGACGTCCTCGAGCAGGACGCGGCCGAGCTGCGCCGCTCCATCGGGTACGTCATCCAGCAGTCGGGCCTCTTCCCGCACCGCACCGTCCTCGACAACATCGCGACGGTGCCGCTCCTGCTCGGCTGGGGCCGGCGCAAGGCGCGGGCGCGGGCGGCCGAACTCCTGGAGACCGTCGGCCTCACCGCCGAGGCCGGCAAGCGCTACCCGCACCAGCTCTCCGGCGGCCAGCAGCAGCGCGTCGGCGTGGCCCGCGCGCTCGCCGCCGACCCGCCGGTACTGCTCATGGACGAGCCGTTCGGCGCGGTCGACCCCGTCGTGCGTACGCAGCTCCAGGACGAACTCCTGCGTCTCCAGCAGGAGTTGAACAAGACCATTGTCTTCGTCACGCACGACATCGACGAGGCCGTGCGGCTCGGCGACCGGATAGCCGTCTTCCGCACGGGCGGTCACCTCGTGCAGTGCGCGCCGCCCGCCGAGCTGCTCGCCCGCCCCGCGGACGACTTCGTCGCCGACTTCCTGGGCGCCGAGCGCGGCCTGAAGCTGCTGTCGCTGACCACGCTCGCGGACGTCGGCCAGGGGCCGGCCCCCGAGGGCACCGGCTGGGAACTGGTCCTCGACGCGGCCCGCAAGCCGCTGCTGTGGCGTGACGAGGGCACCTCCGCCGAGGTGCCGGTGCGCCCGCTGCGGGACTCGGACTCGCTCCTGTCGGCGCTGAACGAGTCGATCGCGGCGCCTGGCGGCCTCGTGGCCCGGGTCGACGCGGACGGCGTCCTGACGGGCGTCACCTCACGCGACGAGATCCATGACCGCGCGGGCCTCGCCCACATAGCCGCCGGCACCCGTGTGGACCTTCCCGAGGACGCCGGCGACACCAGTGACACAGTCGTCCGCAAGGACACGGACGTGGCCTCATGA
- a CDS encoding aromatic amino acid ammonia-lyase produces MSSHIADTAGKPRMTAPQRPTPVVVLDGHGLPVPDVVRLADSAARPVPGTDAMKRVEESWNAAREIAAWGRVYGRSTGVGANRNEDVPTEAAADHGLRLLRSHAGAIGEELPARQVRAMLAVRANQLLAGGAGLRPTVVTALCEALETGAYPVVNEFGSVGTGDIAALAQMGLALAGEHPWRGDGVPEAQPLDNNDALALISSNALTLGQSALALHELRDLISATQLVAALSLLAVDGSYEAYALPVHEARHHRGSYDVAARMRAILGAPERPTPPLGRIQDPYGFRCLPQIHGPAQDAADALEDVLTVEINAAAENPLISPQDMAAYHHGGFYMAQLALALDHFRLAIAQVARLSTSRLSTLNEPSYTRLRPFLADGEAASSGVMILEYAAGAALGDLRAFAAPASLGHAVLSRGVEEQASFASLAARQTLRVCGAYRLVVGCELVAAVRALRQRDMRPDPELPVGRAFALADSVLDPDATDRPLTEDVTRAAAGLLDSFTRIADGTDGPATAIATAGSDRPGGTE; encoded by the coding sequence ATGTCGTCTCACATCGCGGACACCGCGGGTAAGCCCCGAATGACGGCCCCCCAGCGTCCCACGCCCGTCGTCGTGCTCGACGGCCACGGGCTCCCCGTGCCCGACGTCGTCCGCCTGGCCGATTCCGCCGCCAGGCCCGTCCCCGGCACCGACGCCATGAAGCGCGTCGAGGAGTCCTGGAACGCCGCCCGCGAGATCGCCGCCTGGGGCCGCGTCTACGGCCGCTCGACCGGCGTCGGCGCGAACCGGAACGAGGACGTGCCCACCGAGGCCGCTGCCGACCACGGCCTGCGCCTGCTGCGCAGCCACGCCGGCGCCATCGGCGAAGAGCTTCCCGCACGCCAGGTCCGCGCCATGCTCGCCGTCCGCGCCAACCAGCTTCTCGCCGGCGGCGCGGGACTGCGCCCCACCGTCGTCACGGCCCTGTGCGAAGCCTTGGAGACCGGCGCCTACCCGGTCGTCAACGAGTTCGGCTCCGTCGGCACCGGCGACATCGCGGCCCTCGCCCAGATGGGCCTCGCCCTCGCCGGTGAACACCCCTGGCGCGGCGACGGCGTCCCCGAGGCCCAGCCCCTCGACAACAACGACGCCCTCGCCCTCATCAGCAGCAACGCCCTCACCCTCGGCCAGTCCGCCCTCGCCCTCCACGAACTGCGCGACCTGATCTCCGCCACCCAGCTCGTCGCCGCGCTCTCCCTGCTGGCCGTCGACGGCTCCTACGAGGCGTACGCCCTGCCCGTCCACGAGGCCCGCCACCACCGCGGCTCGTACGACGTCGCCGCCCGCATGCGCGCCATACTCGGCGCCCCCGAACGTCCCACCCCGCCCCTCGGCCGCATCCAGGACCCGTACGGCTTCCGCTGCCTCCCGCAGATCCACGGCCCCGCCCAGGACGCCGCCGACGCCCTCGAAGACGTGCTCACCGTCGAGATCAACGCGGCCGCCGAGAATCCCCTCATCTCCCCCCAGGACATGGCCGCCTACCACCACGGCGGCTTCTACATGGCCCAACTCGCCCTGGCGCTCGACCACTTCAGGCTCGCCATCGCCCAGGTCGCCCGGCTCTCCACCTCACGCCTGTCCACCCTCAACGAACCCTCCTACACCCGCCTGCGCCCCTTCCTCGCCGACGGCGAGGCCGCCTCGTCGGGCGTGATGATCCTCGAATACGCGGCCGGAGCGGCCCTCGGCGACCTGCGCGCCTTCGCCGCCCCCGCGTCGCTCGGCCACGCGGTCCTCTCCCGCGGCGTCGAGGAACAGGCCAGCTTCGCGTCCCTCGCCGCCCGGCAGACCCTGCGCGTCTGCGGCGCCTACCGCCTCGTCGTGGGCTGCGAACTCGTCGCCGCCGTAAGGGCGTTGCGCCAGCGCGACATGCGCCCCGACCCCGAACTCCCGGTCGGCCGCGCCTTCGCCCTCGCGGATTCGGTCCTCGACCCCGACGCCACCGACCGCCCCCTGACGGAAGATGTCACCCGGGCCGCGGCGGGACTCCTGGACAGCTTCACCCGCATCGCCGACGGAACAGACGGACCGGCCACAGCCATCGCAACAGCCGGATCAGACCGCCCTGGGGGGACGGAATGA
- a CDS encoding MurR/RpiR family transcriptional regulator, giving the protein MNDSPAARLQQLFEVHRLTPTQRRIAHCMVRRAADVPFLSSVELAELAGVSQPSVTRFAVALGFDGYPALRKHLREVAPAEPTTPASANEYQQAVEAEIENLRHLAQLLADPAPVERAGRLLAASRPLLVLGLRAAASQAYGFSYFAAKVHPDVRLLEEGGTMLADRVDAAVRAGATALLCFALPRHPKEVVDALAYAKSAGLTVVTVADSAFAPVAKHSDLLLPAAVGEGLAFDTACSPMLLGRVLLEAMCDNLPEAQARLEEFDVRAAERGLFVE; this is encoded by the coding sequence ATGAACGACAGCCCAGCCGCACGACTGCAACAGCTCTTCGAGGTACACCGCCTGACACCCACGCAGCGCCGCATCGCGCACTGCATGGTGCGCCGCGCCGCCGACGTCCCGTTCCTCTCCTCCGTGGAACTCGCCGAACTCGCCGGAGTCAGCCAGCCCTCCGTCACCCGCTTCGCCGTGGCACTCGGCTTCGACGGCTACCCCGCCCTGCGCAAACACCTGCGCGAGGTCGCCCCCGCCGAACCCACCACGCCCGCCTCGGCCAACGAGTACCAGCAGGCCGTCGAGGCCGAGATCGAGAACCTCCGGCACCTCGCGCAGCTCCTCGCCGACCCCGCCCCCGTCGAACGCGCGGGCCGCCTTCTCGCCGCCTCCCGCCCGCTCCTCGTCCTCGGCCTGCGCGCCGCCGCCTCCCAGGCGTACGGCTTCTCGTACTTCGCGGCGAAGGTCCACCCCGACGTACGGCTCCTCGAGGAGGGCGGCACGATGCTCGCCGACCGCGTCGACGCCGCCGTCCGCGCCGGAGCCACCGCGCTCCTCTGCTTCGCGCTGCCCCGCCACCCCAAGGAAGTCGTCGACGCGCTCGCCTACGCCAAGTCGGCCGGCCTCACCGTGGTCACCGTCGCCGACTCGGCCTTCGCCCCCGTCGCCAAGCACTCGGACCTGCTCCTGCCGGCCGCGGTCGGCGAGGGCCTCGCCTTCGACACGGCGTGCTCACCGATGCTGCTCGGCCGCGTACTCCTGGAAGCGATGTGCGACAACCTGCCCGAGGCCCAGGCCCGGCTGGAGGAGTTCGACGTGCGCGCCGCGGAGCGGGGCCTGTTCGTCGAGTAG